The Aedes albopictus strain Foshan chromosome 2, AalbF5, whole genome shotgun sequence region acaaaaatgatatttttaatgttaaaaaagatgtttttttcacagtgtatatttttataggaatcaccatttagttatctaactttgctgaaaaattcatagcaatcgaacgaaccattttggctgtacaaatttttgaatattattgaaccattttcacatacaccctttcgaaaagttagtcgtgattcaaaataaaaatttgatatcgaaaaatggcgatttagatggaactgaaaaactgtgcaaagtttcagttcaatagaaaatcatgaattaaaaaattttcttaattttgatgctgttgcttggaatcgctctttaTAGAACATCATATTGCGAAGTAATTTGCCACTTTATGCGACTTGGTCGATGTTTACATTCGCGCCCATCGTCAGCTGTCAGTGTTGTTCGCGTTTGAATGCTTGATCATAAACAAAGGCACTTAGTTCCGCTAAAATCATTTGCAAAACTACTGAAAGCAAGTAAAACCTCGATACAAGGTACGTGCTAAGTATAAAACTTAATAATATAATGCTCAAGAATCAATTTCATTTATAGATGTTCACGGTGGCTCAgtttttcgagaaacaacagtTGCGCGTACTCGCTGTTCCGGCTTCATGGGTACGTGACGGCTATTTGTTGTGGCCAAAACTCTCTTCCAATGAAAAGCTGGATAAACTTCGTACCGAAGGAGGAGTGGAGTTTCACGGTGCCACGAAGAAAATACCAGTTATTTCGAGCCGAAAGTTCAAAAGTTTGCAGGCAGCAGAAGCCGCCGCAGATGATCTGCTCAAGCAGGAGGTGTCGGACATAGAAGCGAAGCGGAAATTGCTCAAGCACCGTAAAGTTGTGTCTGAAAAGCCTCGTCCACTTAAAGACTATAACAAGATCATTAAAGGTAAGCTCGTAGTGGTGATCATTTTTTCGCGTAGCATCAGAAAACGACGTATctgcattttgtaaacaaacaactTGCCGCAGTAGGACCTGTTTGAACCCACCCGCACATAAACAGTGGAAATCAAATCTGTTAGTTGTATTGGCATGTGTGGGTGGGTACAGATGTGCACTACAGCGACACAAACATGCTTAGCATAAAGTGTCTCGAGGGCGAATTAACACATTAGCAGATAGGCCGTTTTCAGAGCGAGAAAGCTGTGAGCTGTAGTGAGTTAACTTTTGTTATCAATCATTATAGAAATTGCATCATCAAAGGTGCCCACGCATGGCAATGATCAAACAGCAGGACCATCTGGATGGGTACAGCCACCGGTACAAGAAATCACCAGAACAACGGAATCAAGTCAACCACAAGCATTAGTATTTCCGAGAAACTCGCATGGAACTGATGACCGAAATACGCAACACCACTCACTTCAGGATCAATCAGCCGAAAATCGGGAGGAGGAATCGAAACCACTAAACATCACCATATCGCGCCCATTGCAAACGTTCGGAACTCCGATGAACGTGCTCAGTTCCCCTCGTGATCCATCTAACATTGTGGTCACATATCAACCACAACCTCTTCAAACGACAAACGAGGCTGTTCATCATGCAGGTAAATAGTCTTCATGTACTTGCTCTAAACAGGTTGACCTCCAGCCCATGAAAATCAATCAGAAACGTAGCCTAATAGGGTGCTTTTTTCGTTTCATAACGATAACAGCATGAATATGTTCCTACCAACTAATTGTATTATCCTATTTTCTTTTTAGCAGACATCTCCTCAAATGCAATGTTGGCACTACCACAGGATCAGCAGCAAATCCAATCGCTATTGGTGGGTGACGAAAACATTTACTACATCAATTCCTCGACAGACAATTCTAGAATTGTTGGAACTTCTGGTAAGTGACCGTCGAAACACTCCAAAGCATATCTTTTATTTCGATGATGCAGCATTTCCTCCATTATTGCAGTACAAGTATAGATGGACAAGACGGTTTATAAAATATTTAACTTTTCCTAGCACACTACCAGTTCGGCTTCCTTATAGGGTAGATTATTTTCTATTACAATACTATTCATTCAATTCAACCATAAAATTATATCTTTCAACCGCGCACTGGTGGAGGAAATGCTGTACTACGGTAGTATGGAAACGCATGGTACCTCATTAGGCTCTTGGCACCATTGAATTGTGAGCTTTTCGCTGCATCGTgtatttcaaacgttttgatattAATAAGATTTTAATTATTTTAGGTAATCCATCTAATATGTTCCGCGAACTGAAGGTTGCAATATCAACATTGAAGTCTGAGGTATCAACGCTAGGAACTTCAGTGACTTCATTGAAGACCGATGTGCAAGGAATGCGagatgaaatggttcaaatgaaGAGAGCTATTGTTGAGGCAGTCAACCAATCCGCCCGGCAGGCAGTAGAAGACTGTCTGGGAGAAAACTTTCCACGTTTCGCAGCCATGCTAGACATGAACCGAAATCACCAACCTGCATCTGAGGAAGATAAGTCGGTTGAAAATCATAGACTTGTGGACGATGAGGATGATTTAACCGAATTCAACAAGATGTTGGCCAGGAAAGAACTGTTCGATGAATATGTGAGTTTATATTTATTCTGGCGACCAACTAAAAAGTTTTAACAGATTATGTATTTTTTCACACTGAAACACGAGAACTAAAAGACGCAAGCATTATTCAATTTGAATGGTTTATATGTTATCGTTTTTAACAGAGATTGTTTAAAATTGTAACTTTGCTCGAATATACTAATGATATCATATTCTAATATTGTTGCAGGTCAAATATTTTACCAAAATTATTCCTCCGGCGACATACTCGGGAAAAGGCGATGCTGCGTGCTACATTATTGTAGACTGTCTGTTCACTCGAGGATTTTGGAACCATTTCACGTGGACGGGTATCAACAGAGGCAACAAGTCAAAACGAGGGTTTCGAGAGTTTGCCAACGTATTGGGACTGCTTCTGGCCATTGTTAGTATTGGTGATCCATCGTACAATTCCAAGATGTTGGAGCTATTCTGCAAGAACAGACTGTTCCGATACTCCAAGGCTAGAGCAACCAATAAGATGCTTCGACAATCAACATGCCGCACAAAGGCAAAACGGGATGCTGCAGTTGCTCAAGATCCAAGTGATGACCATGTTGACGATCTATCTGATGACGATGATTTTGTTGATGAACCGGAGGTTAATATCACAACCGAATCGGATCACGATGATTCGGATTTTGATCCAGACGGTGATGATGACATGACATCTGCTTAAAATTTCGACGACTGCGGACGGGTTCTGTGAGCAGGTGCTTCGAGACGTTCGG contains the following coding sequences:
- the LOC109420312 gene encoding uncharacterized protein LOC109420312 isoform X1, with protein sequence MFTVAQFFEKQQLRVLAVPASWVRDGYLLWPKLSSNEKLDKLRTEGGVEFHGATKKIPVISSRKFKSLQAAEAAADDLLKQEVSDIEAKRKLLKHRKVVSEKPRPLKDYNKIIKEIASSKVPTHGNDQTAGPSGWVQPPVQEITRTTESSQPQALVFPRNSHGTDDRNTQHHSLQDQSAENREEESKPLNITISRPLQTFGTPMNVLSSPRDPSNIVVTYQPQPLQTTNEAVHHAADISSNAMLALPQDQQQIQSLLVGDENIYYINSSTDNSRIVGTSGNPSNMFRELKVAISTLKSEVSTLGTSVTSLKTDVQGMRDEMVQMKRAIVEAVNQSARQAVEDCLGENFPRFAAMLDMNRNHQPASEEDKSVENHRLVDDEDDLTEFNKMLARKELFDEYVKYFTKIIPPATYSGKGDAACYIIVDCLFTRGFWNHFTWTGINRGNKSKRGFREFANVLGLLLAIVSIGDPSYNSKMLELFCKNRLFRYSKARATNKMLRQSTCRTKAKRDAAVAQDPSDDHVDDLSDDDDFVDEPEVNITTESDHDDSDFDPDGDDDMTSA
- the LOC109420312 gene encoding uncharacterized protein LOC109420312 isoform X2 — encoded protein: MFTVAQFFEKQQLRVLAVPASWVRDGYLLWPKLSSNEKLDKLRTEGGVEFHGATKKIPVISSRKFKSLQAAEAAADDLLKQEVSDIEAKRKLLKHRKVVSEKPRPLKDYNKIIKEIASSKVPTHGNDQTAGPSGWVQPPVQEITRTTESSQPQALVFPRNSHGTDDRNTQHHSLQDQSAENREEESKPLNITISRPLQTFGTPMNVLSSPRDPSNIVVTYQPQPLQTTNEAVHHADISSNAMLALPQDQQQIQSLLVGDENIYYINSSTDNSRIVGTSGNPSNMFRELKVAISTLKSEVSTLGTSVTSLKTDVQGMRDEMVQMKRAIVEAVNQSARQAVEDCLGENFPRFAAMLDMNRNHQPASEEDKSVENHRLVDDEDDLTEFNKMLARKELFDEYVKYFTKIIPPATYSGKGDAACYIIVDCLFTRGFWNHFTWTGINRGNKSKRGFREFANVLGLLLAIVSIGDPSYNSKMLELFCKNRLFRYSKARATNKMLRQSTCRTKAKRDAAVAQDPSDDHVDDLSDDDDFVDEPEVNITTESDHDDSDFDPDGDDDMTSA